The Hemibagrus wyckioides isolate EC202008001 linkage group LG25, SWU_Hwy_1.0, whole genome shotgun sequence genome has a segment encoding these proteins:
- the spata18 gene encoding mitochondria-eating protein isoform X1: MADTLRRLVNTSSYSVLQQKLETWYKDYHVISCDQNLNRCCELVELTSNIQGQLFTILNLTAQEGGHYAGVDTLKSRLLPWLGTCFTMASGSFSSGTSLNLIQDNVEKERRIHELSLSHESDMQKIEDQLCSTRIELDSVKQQLVDAKIELDSTKNRSATTLLATEDEILHLKAELRTAYDQVDLYKKKLDMLEDYERQVRLLREEVSFLTAEKSMLKERLVRSRSPSPLPRRSPVRSESPTRAQLTSSSRHARLVSRFSDLYAIERLEAQSLLRRYIDDLETVQRIIFIAAVESFQAAKLAYRQFKLRVRKTLSPTHVGPESLEDAVVDYIVRNLDLYDVQTSVSDVINSMNVNPRISFPPEVDFMLISSFIRDMCRIAFDMQTLDPPLDLAFSSDGELYSDIKYRRSYDSEFTAPLVAYHVWPALMEGEAIIVKGEAVTRRGALWRSRSRSSSPVRSRSGSPSRTLMSSRSRSPSPGRLSASRL, from the exons ATGGCAGACACGTTACGGAGGCTGGTGAACACTTCATCCTACAGCGTCCTGCAGCAAAAACTAGAAACCTGGTACAAAGACTATCAT GTGATCTCATGTGACCAGAACCTGAACCGGTGCTGTGAGCTAGTGGAGCTCACCTCTAATATCCAGGGGCAGCTGTTCACTATACTCAACCTAACTGCACAAGAAG GAGGTCACTATGCAGGAGTGGACACACTTAAATCTCGCTTGCTGCCCTGGCTTGGCACATGCTTCACCATGGCAAGCGGCTCGTTCTCATCAGGCACCAGTCTCAATCTTATTCAG GACAAtgtagagaaggagagaaggatcCATGAGCTGTCGTTATCCCATGAGAGTGACATGCAGAAGATTGAGGACCAGCTCTGCTCCACACGCATAGAGCTGGACTCGGTCAAACAgca ACTTGTTGATGCTAAGATTGAACTGGATTCCACCAAAAATAGGTCAGCGACCACTCTTCTTGCCACAGAAGATGAGATTCTGCACCTGAAAGCAGA GTTGCGGACGGCCTATGATCAGGTGGACCTCTATAAGAAGAAGCTGGACATGCTGGAGGACTATGAGAGGCAGGTCAGATTACTGAGAGAAGAGGTCTCGTTTCTCACTGCTGAGAAATCCATGCTAAAGGAaag ACTGGTGAGGAGTCGCTCTCCCAGTCCCCTTCCTCGACGCAGTCCTGTGAGGAGTGAATCTCCAACACGTGCCCAGCTCACCAGCTCATCTCGCCATGCTCGGCTTGTGTCTCGCTTCTCTGACCTGTATGCCATTGAACGGCTGGAGGCCCAGAGTCTCCTCCGCCGCTACATCGACGACTTGGAGACAGTGCAGAGGATCATCTTCATTGCTGCTGTG GAATCGTTTCAGGCAGCTAAATTGGCGTATCGTCAGTTTAAGCTGCGTGTGAGGAAAACCCTATCTCCCACACATGTGGGTCCTGAGAGTTTGGAAGACGCAGTAGTGGACTACATCGTCAGAAACCTTGACCTTTATGATGTGCAGACAAGCGTTAGT GATGTGATCAACTCAATGAATGTGAACCCACGTATATCTTTCCCTCCAGAAGTGGACTTCATGCTCATCAGCAGTTTCATCAGAGATATGTGCAGAATCGCTTTCGACATGCAGACTCTGGATCCTCCTCTAGACCTGGCCTTTAGCTCAGATGGAGAACTGTACAGTGACATCAA gtACAGACGCAGTTATGATTCAGAATTCACTGCACCGCTGGTGGCGTATCACGTGTGGCCTGCTCTGATGGAGGGAGAAGCCATCATAGTGAAAGGAGAGGCTGTGACCAGGAGAGGGGCattg tggaggagcCGAAGCCGCAGCAGCAGTCCGGTTCGCTCTCGCTCAGGAAGCCCCAGCCGGACACTT ATGTCCAGTCGTAGTCGCAGCCCGTCTCCTGGACGTCTTTCGGCCAGTCGGCTGTAA
- the spata18 gene encoding mitochondria-eating protein isoform X2, which produces MADTLRRLVNTSSYSVLQQKLETWYKDYHVISCDQNLNRCCELVELTSNIQGQLFTILNLTAQEGGHYAGVDTLKSRLLPWLGTCFTMASGSFSSGTSLNLIQDNVEKERRIHELSLSHESDMQKIEDQLCSTRIELDSVKQQSATTLLATEDEILHLKAELRTAYDQVDLYKKKLDMLEDYERQVRLLREEVSFLTAEKSMLKERLVRSRSPSPLPRRSPVRSESPTRAQLTSSSRHARLVSRFSDLYAIERLEAQSLLRRYIDDLETVQRIIFIAAVESFQAAKLAYRQFKLRVRKTLSPTHVGPESLEDAVVDYIVRNLDLYDVQTSVSDVINSMNVNPRISFPPEVDFMLISSFIRDMCRIAFDMQTLDPPLDLAFSSDGELYSDIKYRRSYDSEFTAPLVAYHVWPALMEGEAIIVKGEAVTRRGALWRSRSRSSSPVRSRSGSPSRTLMSSRSRSPSPGRLSASRL; this is translated from the exons ATGGCAGACACGTTACGGAGGCTGGTGAACACTTCATCCTACAGCGTCCTGCAGCAAAAACTAGAAACCTGGTACAAAGACTATCAT GTGATCTCATGTGACCAGAACCTGAACCGGTGCTGTGAGCTAGTGGAGCTCACCTCTAATATCCAGGGGCAGCTGTTCACTATACTCAACCTAACTGCACAAGAAG GAGGTCACTATGCAGGAGTGGACACACTTAAATCTCGCTTGCTGCCCTGGCTTGGCACATGCTTCACCATGGCAAGCGGCTCGTTCTCATCAGGCACCAGTCTCAATCTTATTCAG GACAAtgtagagaaggagagaaggatcCATGAGCTGTCGTTATCCCATGAGAGTGACATGCAGAAGATTGAGGACCAGCTCTGCTCCACACGCATAGAGCTGGACTCGGTCAAACAgca GTCAGCGACCACTCTTCTTGCCACAGAAGATGAGATTCTGCACCTGAAAGCAGA GTTGCGGACGGCCTATGATCAGGTGGACCTCTATAAGAAGAAGCTGGACATGCTGGAGGACTATGAGAGGCAGGTCAGATTACTGAGAGAAGAGGTCTCGTTTCTCACTGCTGAGAAATCCATGCTAAAGGAaag ACTGGTGAGGAGTCGCTCTCCCAGTCCCCTTCCTCGACGCAGTCCTGTGAGGAGTGAATCTCCAACACGTGCCCAGCTCACCAGCTCATCTCGCCATGCTCGGCTTGTGTCTCGCTTCTCTGACCTGTATGCCATTGAACGGCTGGAGGCCCAGAGTCTCCTCCGCCGCTACATCGACGACTTGGAGACAGTGCAGAGGATCATCTTCATTGCTGCTGTG GAATCGTTTCAGGCAGCTAAATTGGCGTATCGTCAGTTTAAGCTGCGTGTGAGGAAAACCCTATCTCCCACACATGTGGGTCCTGAGAGTTTGGAAGACGCAGTAGTGGACTACATCGTCAGAAACCTTGACCTTTATGATGTGCAGACAAGCGTTAGT GATGTGATCAACTCAATGAATGTGAACCCACGTATATCTTTCCCTCCAGAAGTGGACTTCATGCTCATCAGCAGTTTCATCAGAGATATGTGCAGAATCGCTTTCGACATGCAGACTCTGGATCCTCCTCTAGACCTGGCCTTTAGCTCAGATGGAGAACTGTACAGTGACATCAA gtACAGACGCAGTTATGATTCAGAATTCACTGCACCGCTGGTGGCGTATCACGTGTGGCCTGCTCTGATGGAGGGAGAAGCCATCATAGTGAAAGGAGAGGCTGTGACCAGGAGAGGGGCattg tggaggagcCGAAGCCGCAGCAGCAGTCCGGTTCGCTCTCGCTCAGGAAGCCCCAGCCGGACACTT ATGTCCAGTCGTAGTCGCAGCCCGTCTCCTGGACGTCTTTCGGCCAGTCGGCTGTAA
- the sgcb gene encoding beta-sarcoglycan: MASEQESSNGPVKKSMREKAIERRAVSKEHNSNFKAGYVPIEEERLHKTGLRGRKGNIAVCVIVLLFLLALINLIITLVIWTVIRIGPNGCDSMEFHESGLLRFKQKADMGVVHPLHKSTVGGRKDQDLVITGNNNPVVFQQGNTKLSVEKDKTSITSDLGVSFTDPRTQTTFFSTDFDNHEFHLPKQVKVLNVKKASTERITSNASSDLMIKGDGKAIIRGNEGVFIMGKTVEFRMGGDIELKADNSIILNGSVMFSPSRIPNTSQGSELYFNEGLERYKLCMCADGTLFRVQVKYPNMGCQTTDNPCGAAH; the protein is encoded by the exons ATGGCGTCCGAGCAG GAGAGCTCAAATGGTCCGGTGAAGAAGTCAATGCGAGAGAAGGCCATTGAGAGAAGGGCTGTTAGTAAGGAACACAACAGCAACTTCAAGGCTGGATACGTGCCCATAGAGGAGGAGAGACTGCACAAGACGGGGCTGAGGGGACGGAAAGGCAACATTGCCGTGTGCGTCATTGTCCTGCTCTTCCTGCTTGCACTCATCAACCTCATC ATAACCCTGGTGATCTGGACAGTTATTCGGATCGGACCGAATGGCTGCGACAGCATGGAATTCCATGAGAGCGGCCTACTGCGCTTTAAGCAGAAAGCTGACATGGGGGTGGTCCACCCACTGCACAAGAGCACtgtgggagggaggaaggacCAGGATCTTGTCATCACCGGCAACAACAACCCA GTGGTGTTTCAACAAGGCAACACCAAGCTAAGTGTTGAAAAAGACAAGACGTCTATCACCAGTGACCTGGGTGTTTCTTTCACTGACCCACGCACACAAACCACCTTCTTCAGCACAGACTTTGATAACCACGAGTTCCACTTACCCAAACAGGTCAAAGTGCTCAATGTGAAGAAAGCCTCCACTGAACGG ATCACTAGCAACGCATCGTCCGATCTGATGATCAAAGGTGACGGCAAGGCCATCATTCGTGGAAACGAGGGCGTCTTCATCATGGGCAAGACGGTCGAGTTCAGGATGGGCGGCGATATAGAGCTGAAAGCT GACAACAGCATCATTCTGAACGGCTCGGTGATGTTCAGTCCATCGCGCATCCCTAACACGTCTCAGGGGAGTGAGCTGTACTTCAACGAAGGCCTGGAGAGGTACAAGCTCTGTATGTGTGCAGATGGGACCCTGTTCAGAGTGCAGGTCAAATATCCTAACATGGGCTGCCAGACCACGGACAACCCCTGTGGAGCGGCGCACTGA